In the Nocardioides panaciterrulae genome, CGGCACACCGGGCTCGGGGACGCCGGCGGGGTCCGGGTCGGCCTGGCCGCCTACACCTCCGAGGACGACGTGAATCGCCTCGTCCGGGGCTTGCAGGGTCTGCTCAGCTCCGCTGGTTAGGGTCCTCTGGTGCCGCCCTCCACCGACACCACGGGAGACGACGGGGCCGAGGCCGTGCCGTCGGCGCGCCCGTCGCAGCCGTCCCAGTCCCCGCCCCAGTCCCCCGCTCCCGAGGAGACCCTCGCCCCGCCGAGACTCCCCGGCGAGCGCTACTGGTACGCCGCCGCGGTGCTGCTGGGGGCGGTGCTGATCGTGGCCACCGCGATCAACCAGCCGTACAACCAGAACGAGTGGTCGCAGATCTCGGCGTACTACTCCTCGAACCTGCACACGATGGTCACCGGCACCCGGCAGCCGCCGCTCGACCCGCTGCTCGGGGGGCTGCTCCAGCACCTGCTCGGGGTGGGCCAGCTCCGCCAGCGGCTCGAACCGGCGCTGGCCGGCATCGGGTCGCTCCTCCTCGTCGCGGCGCTGCTGCGGCGGCAGCGCGCCGGCCTGGTCGGCGTGCTCACGGTGTTCGTGCTGGCCACGCAGCCGCTCTTCCTGCGCTACACCGCCTACATCCGGCCCTACGCGCTGCCGATGATGCTCATCCTGCTGGCCGCCTACGCCGGCAGCCGCTGGCTGGACGACGGCCGCCGGCGCTGGCTGGTGCTCTCGGCGGTGGCGGCGCTGTTGCTCCCGCTCTCCCGGGTGCCCGAGCCGACGGTCTTCCTCGGGTCCTCGGCGCTGGTCCTGGCCTGGCGCGGCTGGCGCGGCTCGCTGCCGCGGCGCCGGGCCTGGACGCTCGGCGTCGTGCTGCTGGCGTCGCTGATCACGGTGGGCGCGGTCTCCTTCCTGGCCCTGGCCTCGGACACGAAGAAGGTCTTCGACCCCAACCTCGGGCACGCGTTGGACCGAGTCCCCGCCGGGCTGCACGAGATCTGGACCTACGTGCTGCCGCTGCTGGGGCGCGAGCTGCCCTGGTGGCCGGTCACGATCGTGTTCCTGGTGCTTGCGGTGGCGCTGCCGGGCGCCCGGCGCCAGCTCCGCGCCCAGTGGTTCTGGCTCCCGGTCGTGCTCGCGCCGCTCGTCTTCCTCGTCGCCTACCACACGATCAACCCCTATCCGCTCGACGTGCGCCACTACCGCGCGCACTTCGCGTACTTCTTCGTCACTGGGTTCGTCTTCCTGGTCGCGGCCGTCGGCACCGCCCTGGCTCGGGCCGCCCACGGCCGGACGCGCCGTTGGGCCGGCAGCTGGCTCGGGCCGCTCGCGGTGGGCGCGCTCCTGGTCAGCCAGCTGCCCACGACGTACGCCGTGGCCACCCAGGACGACGTGCCCGACTACGGCATGGCCGGCCAGGTGCTCCGCACCGACCTGCCTCCTGACGCCCTCGTCCTCTACGACGGCCCCGCGCCGGCGGGCCGCTGGCGGGTGCCGTTCTTCGGCAAGCCGCGCTACCTGGTCGGCGCCCCGCACGTCACCTCGGTCTCGGCGCTGTCGAAGGGCGAGCGCCACCTCGGCGGGGACGGCCCGGTCTACCTGCTGATCGTCGACTCCTCCTGCGCCGACTCGGTGGTCTGCGACGAGCCCGAAGTGCACTGGTCGGGCCGAGTCGAGGGCTTCCGGGTGGCGCGGCGGTTCAGCATGTTCACGCTCTACGCGCCGACCGCGGGCCAGCACGGGACCGCCGGCGCCATCGAGGCGCTCGGCCGGCTGGCCGCGGCGTACGGCGGGACCGCGGCGCGCACCGACGTGTTCGCGCAGGCCCGGCTGCTGCTGCGGGCGGGCCACCGCGACGAGGCGCAGCGCACCGTCGACCGGTACTGTGCCGGGCTGAAGCCGGGACGCGCCCGCAGGTGCCTGAAGAAGGCCGCGTCCTCCCACCTCCCCGCCGCCGCCCCCGAGACCAAGGCCGGAGCCCACTAGTCCATGCGCCTCGTCACCTGGAACGTCAACTCGCTGCGCTCCCGCATCGACCGGGTCGAGGCACTGCTCCAGCGGCACGACGTCGACGTGCTGGCGCTGCAGGAGACCAAGGCGCGCGAGGACCAGCTGCCGCTGATGGGCCTGCAGTCGCTCGGCTACGAGGTCGCCGCCGCCGGCACCAACCAGTGGAACGGGGTCGCGATCATCAGCCGGGTCGGCCTCGAGGACGTCCAGGTCGGGTTCGAGGGGATGCCCGGCTGGGGCGACCCGGTCGCGCCGGAGGCGCGGGCGATCGGCGCCCGGTGCGGCGGCGTCCGGGTCTGGTCGCTCTACGTGCCGAACGGCCGCAAGGTCGACGACCCGCACTACGTCTACAAGCTCGACTGGCTGGCCCGGCTGCGGGACGCCGCGCAGCCGTGGCTGGGCGAGGACACCGCGCTGGTGGGCGACTGGAACATCGCCCCACTGGACGAGGACGTCTTCGACATGGCCCAGTTCGCGAAGTCCACCCACGTGACCCCGCCCGAGCGCGCGGCGTTCCAGGCCTTCCTCGACGACGGGTACGTCGACGTGGTGCGCCCGCACGCGCCCGGGCCGGAGGTCTACACCTACTGGGACTACTACCGGCAGCGCTACGAGCGCAACCGCGGGCTGCGCATCGACTTCGTGCTCGGCTCCCCCTCGCTGGCCGGCCGGGTCACCGGGGCGTTCATCGACCGCGAGGAGCGCGCCGGCACCGGCGCCTCCGACCACGCACCCGTCGTCGTCGACCTCGACTGACGGCGGCCGAGAGGGACCTGTGCCCACGACGCCCGAGACCGGCGCGACGTCGCCGACCCCCGGTGAGGAGGGGCCGGCGTCCGGGTTCGCCGGCCGGTTCCGCCGCCTGGACCCGCTGGTGCCGCTGACCGGGCTGGTCTCGCTGGCGGTCTACCTGCTCAACGGGTTCAACGGCGTGCTGCTGCGCGACATCGGCGTCTACGCCTACGCCGGGCAGCAGGTCGCCGAGGGCGTCCCGCCGTACGTCGCGATCCTCAACCGCGCCGGGCCGCTGGCCCACCTGGTCCCCGGGCTGGGTGCCTGGGCGGCCCGTCAGGTCGGCGTCGACGACCTGCTGGGGATGCGGTTCCTGTTCGCGCTGCTGACGGCCGCGGCCGTGTCGGCGGGCTACGTGCTGGCCCGCGACGTGTTCCGCTCCCGGACCGCCGGCCTCGCCGCGGCGGCGACCCTGCTGGCGCTGCGCGGCTTCGCCTTCTACGCCACCGCCGGCCCCCGGGAGAAGACCACGATGGTGCTGCTGACCACGCTGGGGCTGCTGGCGCTCGTGCACCGGCGCTGGGCGACGGCCGGCGTCCTGGTCGCGCTGGCCACGCTGACCTGGCAGCCGGTGCTGTTCGCCGCGCTGCCCGGCGCGGTCGCCGCGGTGCTGCTGCAGCCGCGCGGGCGGCTCTCCGGGCTGCTCCGGTTCGGCGCAGGCGGGCTCGCGCCGCTCGCGGTCACCGTCGGGTGCTACGCGCTGATCGACCGGCTGCACGTGTTCTGGAACTGCTTCGTGCTGATCAACCTGCGCTACACCCGCCAGGGCTCGCCGCTGGAGACCCCGGACCGGGTCTGGAACCGGCTGGACCGCGCCTACGACTGGAGCCTGTGGCTGCTGCTCGCCGGGCTGCTGCTCGTCGTCGTGTGGGGGCTGCTGGCGCTGCCGGCCGCGATCCGGCGCCGGGAGGCGCGGCCGGCCGCGCTGGTGGGGATCGCGGTCTTCACGCTGGGCAACCTCGCGTGGGCGCTCAAGGCGTTCAACGGCTTCCCGGACGCGTTCGTGATGTTCCCCGGCGCCGCGGTCGGGGTCGCCGGCCTGGTCCCGCTGCTCGCCCGGCGGCTGCCCGCCCGGGTCGTCGTCGGGGTCGTCACCGCCGGCGCGCTGGCGGCCACGGCGCTGGCCGCGGACTACTCGGTCTCCTCGCGCGACGACACCCTGCTCGAGCAGCGCCGCGACGTGGACGCGGTGACCGCGATCCTGCCGCCGCACGCCCGGATCCTCTCGGTCGTCGCCCCGGAGGCGATGGTGCTGGCCCACCAGCGCAACCCCAGCCGGTTCCAGATCCTGAGCAACGGGCTGCGCGCCTACCTCGACGACACCTGGCCGGGCGGGATCGCCGGCTACGCCCGGTGGATCGGCGACCGGTCGCCGGAGGTGATCGCGGTGGGCCGGACCCTGGACCGGAGCTGGCTGCAGCCGACCCTCGACGCCGGCTACGACCAGGTCGGCCGGACCTCCCCGTGGCTGTGGTACGTCCGCCGCGACGTGGGGAAGGACACCCTCCAGCGCCTCCGGGAGGCGCTGGCCACCCACTGACTGGCACGATCACACCATGACGCCACGACCGCACGGGGGCGCCCGCAGCGAGGAGGACGCCTGATGGCCACCACCCAGGGAGCCCGCGAGCCCGCGACCGCACCCCGCGACCCGTCGTACTCACGGGGGCCGCGGCGCGGCCGCCTGCGCGGGTTCGACCCGCTCATCCCGCTCACCGGGCTGGTGGCGGTGCTGGTCTACGTCGGCCACGGGTTCCACGGCTACCTCAGCCGGGACCTGGGCGTCTACACCTACGGCGGCCAGCAGTTCGCCGAGGGCGTGCCGCCGTATGTCGCGATCGTCAACCGCGCCGGCCCGCTGGCCCACCTGCTGCCCGGCATCGGCGCGTGGCTCTCCCGGCTGGCGGGCATCGACGACATCGTCGGGATGCGGGTGCTGTTCATGCTGTTCGCCGCGGCCAGCGTGGCGGCGGCCTACGTGCTGGGCCGCGACACCTTCCGGTCCCGGCTCGCCGGCCTCACCGCGGCCGCGGCGCTGCTGTGCCTCAAGGGCTTCGTCATCTACTCCACCGGCGGCCCGCGGGAGAAGACCCCGCTGGTGCTGTTCTGCCTGCTGGCGGTGCTGGCCGTGGTGCACCGGCGGTGGGTGGTCGCGGGGCTGTTCATCGCGCTGGCCACGCTGACCTGGCAGCCGGCGTTCTTCGCGCTGGTGGCGAGTGCGGCGGTGGCGGCGCTGATGCAGGCGGAGGGCCGGCTGCGCTCGCTGGTGCGGATCGCGGTCGGCGGCCTGGTCCCGCTGGCGGTCACGGTCGCGGTGTACGCCGCGCTCGGCGACCTGCAGTACTTCCTCGACGACTTCCTCATCATCAACGCCCGCTACACCCACCAGGTGTCGCTGCTCGACTCGCCGGGCTCGATCTGGGCCTCGACCCTGAAGACCTACGGCTGGACCACCTGGGTGCTGCTCGGCGGCCTGGCGGTGGAGCTGGTGCTGGCGGTGCGAGCCCGGCGGGCGGCGCGCAGTGGCGACCCGCGGGCGGCCGCGCTGGTGGGCATGGGGGCGCTGACGGTCGTGGGGATCCTGTGGTCGCTGCTGGCCTACAACGGTTGGCCCGACTGCTTCTTCGCCTTCCCGGTCGTCGTGGTCGGCATCGCCGGCCTGGTCCCGGTGCTGCGGGGCCGGCTGTCGGCGCCGGTGCTGCGCGGCGTGGTCGCGGTCTGGCTGGTCGCCGTGGTGGTGCTGACGACCGTCTACGCCATCCGCACCCGCGAGAACGGGCTGGACGAGCAGCGTCGCGACGTCGAGGCGGTGCTGCGGGTGCTGCCCGACGCCCGGATCATGTCGGTCGAGGCGCCGCCGCCGCTGGTGCTCGCCCACCAGCGCAACCCCACCCGGTTCCAGCTGTTCGGCAACGGCCTCGAGGACTACCTCCAGGACACCTGGCCCGGCGGCCAGGCGGGCTACGGCCGCTGGGTCGACCAGCACGCGCCGGACCTGCTGGCCGTCGGCACCGAGTCCGCCGTACCGCCCTGGCTGACGCCGGTGCTGGCCAGCGACTTCGTCGAGGTCGGCGGCACGCCGGGCTGGACCTGGTACGTGCGCCCCGGGGTGGGCCAGGACAAGGTCGACCGGCTCCGGCAGGTGCTCGGTGGCTGAGCCCGGGACCCCCGGATGGCACGATGGAGGCGTGGACACCTCCCCTGCGCCCGGTCCGGCCGCCGATCCCGCGGTCGGCACCGTGGTCGACGCCGCCGTCGGCCCCGGTCACCCCGACCGCGGCCGGTTCAAGTACTCCGTGGTGATCCCGGTCTACAACAGCGAGGGGATCGTCGGCACGACCGTGGACCGGGTCGTGGAGACCTTCACCGCCGCCGGCCTCGACCACGAGGTGGTGCTGGTCAACGACGGCAGCAGCGACGGCAGCTGGGAGGTGATCGCCGAGAAGGCGCGCACTCTCCCCCAGGTCGTGGCCCTGGACCTGCTGCGCAACTACGGCCAGCACCACGCGAACCTCGCCGGCCTGCGCGAGGCCACCGGCGACTACGTCATCACGATGGACGACGACCTGCAGAACCCGCCCGACCAGGCGCTGCTGCTCATCGACGCGGCGCTGGCCGGCCACGACGTGGTCTTCGGCGAGTTCGCCAGCAAGCAGCACGCGGGGCACCGCAAGCTGGGCAGCCGGCTGGTCGGCTCGATCAACCGCCGGGTCTTCCACCAGCCCGACGACCTGGTGGTCTCCAACTACCGGATCCTGCACCGCGACGTCGTCGACCGGATCTGTGCCTCGCGCACCGCGCACCCCTACATCACCGGCCAGGCGCTGATCTACTCCCGCCATCCCGGCAACGTGACCGTGCGCCACGAGCCGCGCACCGTCGGCAAGAGCAACTACAACCTGGTGCGCATCCTGCGCCTGGTCCTGACGATCCTGTTCTCCTACTCCTCCTACCCGCTGCGGCTCGCGGCGACGGTCGGGTTCGGGATCTCGGCGGTCAGCTTCGTGCTGGGCGCGATCTACTTCCTGCAGGGGGTCTTCGGCAACACCCACGTGCAGGGCTGGACCACCACGGTGGTGCTGCTGTCGATCTTCAACGGGTTCACGATCGCGCTG is a window encoding:
- a CDS encoding glycosyltransferase family 39 protein, with amino-acid sequence MPPSTDTTGDDGAEAVPSARPSQPSQSPPQSPAPEETLAPPRLPGERYWYAAAVLLGAVLIVATAINQPYNQNEWSQISAYYSSNLHTMVTGTRQPPLDPLLGGLLQHLLGVGQLRQRLEPALAGIGSLLLVAALLRRQRAGLVGVLTVFVLATQPLFLRYTAYIRPYALPMMLILLAAYAGSRWLDDGRRRWLVLSAVAALLLPLSRVPEPTVFLGSSALVLAWRGWRGSLPRRRAWTLGVVLLASLITVGAVSFLALASDTKKVFDPNLGHALDRVPAGLHEIWTYVLPLLGRELPWWPVTIVFLVLAVALPGARRQLRAQWFWLPVVLAPLVFLVAYHTINPYPLDVRHYRAHFAYFFVTGFVFLVAAVGTALARAAHGRTRRWAGSWLGPLAVGALLVSQLPTTYAVATQDDVPDYGMAGQVLRTDLPPDALVLYDGPAPAGRWRVPFFGKPRYLVGAPHVTSVSALSKGERHLGGDGPVYLLIVDSSCADSVVCDEPEVHWSGRVEGFRVARRFSMFTLYAPTAGQHGTAGAIEALGRLAAAYGGTAARTDVFAQARLLLRAGHRDEAQRTVDRYCAGLKPGRARRCLKKAASSHLPAAAPETKAGAH
- a CDS encoding glycosyltransferase family 39 protein; protein product: MATTQGAREPATAPRDPSYSRGPRRGRLRGFDPLIPLTGLVAVLVYVGHGFHGYLSRDLGVYTYGGQQFAEGVPPYVAIVNRAGPLAHLLPGIGAWLSRLAGIDDIVGMRVLFMLFAAASVAAAYVLGRDTFRSRLAGLTAAAALLCLKGFVIYSTGGPREKTPLVLFCLLAVLAVVHRRWVVAGLFIALATLTWQPAFFALVASAAVAALMQAEGRLRSLVRIAVGGLVPLAVTVAVYAALGDLQYFLDDFLIINARYTHQVSLLDSPGSIWASTLKTYGWTTWVLLGGLAVELVLAVRARRAARSGDPRAAALVGMGALTVVGILWSLLAYNGWPDCFFAFPVVVVGIAGLVPVLRGRLSAPVLRGVVAVWLVAVVVLTTVYAIRTRENGLDEQRRDVEAVLRVLPDARIMSVEAPPPLVLAHQRNPTRFQLFGNGLEDYLQDTWPGGQAGYGRWVDQHAPDLLAVGTESAVPPWLTPVLASDFVEVGGTPGWTWYVRPGVGQDKVDRLRQVLGG
- a CDS encoding glycosyltransferase, which codes for MDTSPAPGPAADPAVGTVVDAAVGPGHPDRGRFKYSVVIPVYNSEGIVGTTVDRVVETFTAAGLDHEVVLVNDGSSDGSWEVIAEKARTLPQVVALDLLRNYGQHHANLAGLREATGDYVITMDDDLQNPPDQALLLIDAALAGHDVVFGEFASKQHAGHRKLGSRLVGSINRRVFHQPDDLVVSNYRILHRDVVDRICASRTAHPYITGQALIYSRHPGNVTVRHEPRTVGKSNYNLVRILRLVLTILFSYSSYPLRLAATVGFGISAVSFVLGAIYFLQGVFGNTHVQGWTTTVVLLSIFNGFTIALLSMLGEYVVRTLNAVSAQDSYHVQTRVPE
- a CDS encoding exodeoxyribonuclease III; protein product: MRLVTWNVNSLRSRIDRVEALLQRHDVDVLALQETKAREDQLPLMGLQSLGYEVAAAGTNQWNGVAIISRVGLEDVQVGFEGMPGWGDPVAPEARAIGARCGGVRVWSLYVPNGRKVDDPHYVYKLDWLARLRDAAQPWLGEDTALVGDWNIAPLDEDVFDMAQFAKSTHVTPPERAAFQAFLDDGYVDVVRPHAPGPEVYTYWDYYRQRYERNRGLRIDFVLGSPSLAGRVTGAFIDREERAGTGASDHAPVVVDLD